A window of the Gossypium hirsutum isolate 1008001.06 chromosome A05, Gossypium_hirsutum_v2.1, whole genome shotgun sequence genome harbors these coding sequences:
- the LOC121229563 gene encoding uncharacterized protein At2g39795, mitochondrial: MAFTSILRKTANSLAPLAIRLTRVQRSYHSCIFTALNHGLQSQHPTVNRFYPNTLHFSTAVDSQKSASDESLLRVIESEIQCAEESDEYDQAEGTPSEFPFKIEDTPGLQTITLTREYDGELIKVNVHMPDLVTGEGEADDDDDDDTEKPSKSNVPLVVNVSKKGCPSLEFNCTAYPDEITIDSLSVRNPNSEDELAYEGPDFYDLDENLQKAFHKYLEIRGIKPSTTNYLHEYMINKDGREYILWLKNLKKFIEE, encoded by the exons ATGGCTTTCACGTCCATTCTCCGGAAAACAGCTAACTCCTTAGCTCCACTCGCGATTCGACTCACCCGAGTCCAGAGAAGCTACCACTCTTGCATCTTCACGGCCTTGAACCATGGCCTCCAGTCTCAGCATCCTACTGTGAACCGTTTTTACCCAAACACCCTGCATTTCTCAACGGCTGTTGATTCTCAAAAATCCGCTTCTGATGAGTCTCTTCTCCGAGttattgagtctgagattcagtGTGCCGAGGAGAGTGATGAATATGATCAG GCTGAAGGAACCCCAAGTGAATTCCCTTTCAAAATCGAAGACACTCCTGGGCTTCAAACCATAACATTGACACGAGAGTATGATGGTGAACTCATCAAAGTTAATGTTCACATGCCTGATCTTGTCACTGGTGAAGGCGAAGCGgatgatgacgatgatgatgacACTGAAAAGCCTAGTAAATCAAATGTCCCATTGGTTGTTAATGTCTCAAAAAAAGGCTGTCCGAGTTTAGAGTTCAACTGTACCGCTTACCCTGATGAGATTACCATAGATAGTTTGTCCGTTCGAAATCCCAACTCCGAGGATGAACTCGCCTATGAAGGCCCAGATTTCTA TGATTTGGATGAGAACCTGCAGAAGGCTTTTCACAAGTATTTGGAGATCCGAGGAATCAAACCGAGCACCACAAATTACTTGCACGAGTACATGATTAATAAGGATGGCCGGGAGTATATTCTGTGGTTGAAGAACCTCAAGAAGTTCATTGAAGAATGA